Proteins co-encoded in one Girardinichthys multiradiatus isolate DD_20200921_A chromosome 11, DD_fGirMul_XY1, whole genome shotgun sequence genomic window:
- the LOC124876862 gene encoding protein sprouty homolog 3, whose amino-acid sequence MEHTHSLRNELDSVLSLEEIRAIRANNDYVERPVALEPASQSGFYYAHEDRIVYGHQPQTSSFSALSHSQSQQQHAHLAHLSRSSTVSSSISRTSATSNQRLLAGLTPSHSGFSSVVHTQPKGELKSDSFFGKGLTDEETEHLFICERCARCKCQECCSPRRLPSCWACGQRCLCSAESVVEYCTCLCCVKGLFYHCSAQDDEDNCADRPCSCTPANACARWSTMALLALCLPCLCCYPPARMCLALCQCAHDRATRPGCRCSNTNTVCRKISASNPNAGHPPLRSKDLEQSL is encoded by the coding sequence ATGGAACACACTCATTCCCTGAGAAATGAGCTGGACTCAGTACTCTCACTTGAGGAGATCCGTGCCATCCGGGCCAACAATGACTATGTGGAGAGACCGGTGGCACTGGAACCAGCATCCCAGTCTGGGTTCTATTATGCCCACGAGGACCGCATAGTATACGGCCATCAACCCCAGACTTCTTCTTTCTCTGCTCTGTCCCACAGTCAAAGTCAGCAGCAGCATGCTCATTTGGCCCACCTGAGCCGCTCCAGCACCGTAAGTTCCTCAATTTCTCGGACCAGTGCCACATCCAACCAGCGGCTTCTGGCAGGTTTGACACCATCTCACTCTGGCTTTAGTTCAGTTGTTCACACTCAGCCTAAAGGGGAACTGAAGTCCGATAGTTTCTTTGGTAAAGGGCTGACGGATGAGGAGACTGAACATTTGTTCATCTGTGAGCGGTGTGCTCGCTGTAAGTGTCAAGAGTGCTGCAGCCCCCGCCGCCTCCCTTCATGCTGGGCCTGCGGACAACGTTGTCTTTGCTCTGCCGAGAGTGTCGTGGAGTACTGTACATGCCTGTGTTGTGTTAAAGGCCTCTTCTATCACTGTTCTGCCCAAGATGATGAGGATAACTGCGCCGATCGGCCATGTTCCTGCACTCCAGCTAATGCCTGTGCTCGCTGGAGCACCATGGCCCTGCTGGCGCTCTGTCTGCCCTGcctctgctgctacccccctgcCAGGATGTGTCTTGCACTATGCCAGTGTGCACATGACCGGGCAACACGGCCTGGCTGCAGGTGCAGCAACACCAACACGGTGTGCCGCAAAATTTCTGCCTCCAATCCTAATGCCGGTCATCCCCCGCTACGAAGCAAAGACCTGGAACAATCACTATGA